Part of the Elusimicrobiota bacterium genome, CACGCTGGTTCCGAGCGAGTTCCGGACCGCCTTCGGCAACCAGGTGGAAGTGACCTATAACATGAAAGAAGCGCTCGACGGAGCGGATGTGGCATATGTGCTGCGCCTGCAGCTTGAGCGCCAGCAGGAAAATCTCTTCCCCAGCCTTCGGGAGTATCACGAATTTTACGGATTGGATGAGAAAAAGCTCTCCTGGGCCAAAAAGGATTGCCTGGTCATGCACCCCGGCCCGATGAACCGCGGGGTCGAAATCGCTTCCGTGGTCGCCGACGGGCCGCAATCGGTCATTCTCGATCAGGTGACCAACGGCATCGCGGTCCGGATGGCGGTACTGTATCTGCTGGCGGGCAGTTCTCAAGCGGTCCCTGCGCCTCGCGCGGCCGAACGGATCGCTGAAAGGGAACCTTCATGAAAGGCACCGTGAGCTGGGCCCGTACCCAACGTTCGAGCGGTACGCTTCCCCGGCAAAAATCCCTGCTCATTCGCGGTGGGCGGGTGATTGACCCGCGCAACCAGCGCGATGAAGTCTGCGACGTTCTGATCGAGGGCCAGCATATCCACAAGATAGCCAAAGACATCAAGCCGACGCGCCAGATGGAGGTGCTGGAAGCCGGGCGTCTGGTCGTGGCTCCCGGGCTTATCGATATTCACGTGCATCTGCGCGAACCCGGCCAGGAAGAAAAAGAGACGATCGCCACCGGGACCGCGGCGGCCGCGATGGGCGGTTTTACCGCAGTGGCCTGCATGCCGAACACCGTTCCGCCTCTCGATAACGTCTCCCAGATTCAGTACGTCATGATGAAGGCCCGCAGTGACGGTCATGTCCGGGTGTATCCAGTCGGCGCCATCACCAAGGGGCAGGACGGGGTGGAGTTGACGGAAATCGGCGCGATGGTCCGCGCCGGCTGCGTCGCGATTTCAGACGACGGCAAACCCGTGGCCAACGCCAAACTTTTCCGGCGCGCGCTCGAATATGCCAAGACCTTCGGACTGCCGGTCGTGGATCACTGCGAAGACCCGGATCTGGCCAAAGGCGGGGTGATGAACGAAGGCAAGCTGGCCGTGCTCCTGGGGCTCAAGGGGATTCCCCGCCAGGCCGAGTACATCATGGTCGCGCGCAATATCGCGCTCTGCGAGCTGACCGGCGGGCAGCTGCATCTGGCGCATCTGTCCACGAAGGAATCCGTCGCGCTCGTGCGCGACGCCAAAAAGCGCGGCCTGCCGGTGACCGCGGAAACCTGTCCCCATTACTTTGCGCTGACTGAAGAAGCCGTAGCCAATTACAATGCGAACGCCAAGATGAACCCGCCGTTACGCACCGAGGACGATCGCCAGGCGATCCTGGCCGGGCTGGCCGATGGAACGCTCGAGGTGGTGGCCAGCGATCACGCGCCGCACACCCCTGCGCAGAAAGCGCGCGAGTTTGATTTCGCGCCGTTCGGCATCATCGGGCTGGAAACCACGCTGGGGCTCGTCCTGACCGAGCTGGTTCAGAAGGGCGTGATGACGCTCAGCGCCGCACTGGCGGCTCTGTCGGATGCGCCGGCGCGCGTTTTTCATCTGCCGGGCGGACATCTCTCTCCGGGAGCCCCGGCGGACCTGACGCTCATTGATCTCAAGGCCCGGCACACGGTGAACACCTTCACCTCCAAGAGCCAGAACTCGCCCTTCATCGGCCGGATGCTTCAGGGGAAAGCCGTGGCCACGATCGTCGGCGGCGAGGTGGTCATGTCCCGAGGCAAATTGTTGCGCAAGCCAACCTGCTGATGACCTTCCGGATCACCCTATGCTAGATCGCAGAGTCAAAGTGAAGGATGTGCAGAGCCTGGGCGCGGCCAACTATCTGGTGACGCTCCGCTCGCCTGAGCAGGCCCGCCGGGTGAAACCAGGCCAGTTCCTGATGCTGAAATGCGGCGAGGAGGTGGATGGAAATCCGCTTTTGCGCCGTCCCTTCAGCATCTTGGACATTGACCATCATGGCCGCGGCGGGAGTCCAGCCGACATCAAGATTCTGGTCAAGGATGTCGGTTTCGGCACGCACAAGCTGGTGCACGTACAGCCGGGACAGGAACTCTTCGCGCTCGGTCCCCAGGGACGTCCCTTTCAGCTTGCCAAAGAAATGGCCGGCGAGGTGCGCACCGCGTGCCTGGTGGCCGGAGGGGTCGGCATCGCGGCGCTCTACCTCCTGGCAAAAGATTTGATCGCTCTCGGTGTCACCCCGGTCCTCTTTTATGGCGCTCGCACGGCTCGTGAATTGGTCTTGCGCGACTATTTTAAGCGCCTCCGGATCCGAACCTGTTACGCAACGGAGGATGGCTCAATGGGGACACGGGGTCTGGTGACGGCTCCGCTCGTCCGTTTCCTCAAGGAACATCATCGGGAGGGGGTTCGGATGTACGCCTGCGGTCCCTGGGCGATGATGCGGGAGACGGACAAGTTGGCCCGGCAATTTTCCGTGCCGTGTGAGGTGAGCCTTGAGGCGCGCATGGGATGCTCGCTGGGCGCCTGCATGGGATGTGTCGTCCGGACACGGGGAGACGGATCGTCCGCAAACTACATCCGGGTTTGCATGGAAGGACCGGTCATCAGCAGTCGACTGATCGACTGGGATCATCCCCCGCTATGACAAAGATGGGGGTCGACATCGGCGGAGTCCGCTTTAAGAACCCGGTGTTGACGGCCAGCGGGACTTTTGCCTATGGCGTCGAATTTGCCCACCTGATGGACCTCAACGCGATCGGGGGAATTGTCGTCAAAGGAATTTCGATGAAACCGATTCAGGGCAATCCCCCGCCGCGCATTTATGAGACGGCTTCCGGAATGTTGAACGCGATTGGCTGGCAGAACATCGGCGCCCGGGAGTTCGTGACCCGGAAGCTCCCGGTCCTCCGAAAGTATCGCACCCGCGTGGTCGTCAACGTGGTTGGATTCAGCCTGGAGGACTACCTGGAAGTCGCCCGCTTCCTGAACGATGTTCCGGGCATTGCGGCTCTTGAACTCAACATTTCCTGTCCGAATGTCAAACACGGGGGCTTCCACTTCAACAAGGATCCTCGCGATACGTATAAGGTGACCGCCAAAATCAAGAAAGCCTCTCCAAGGATTCCGCTCTGGGTGAAGCTCTCTCCGAATGTCACCGACATCCGGGTTTTTGCCCGGGCCTGCGAGGAGGCGGGAGCGGACGCCATTTCCGTCGTGAATACGCTCATCGGCATGGCTGTCAATGTCGAGACCCGGCGGCCGCGCCTGCAATTCGTCACCGGAGGCCTTTCCGGTCCGGCCATCAAACCCGTGGCCCTGCGCATGGTCTGGGAAGCGTCGCGTGAAGTCAAGATTCCGGTGATCGGCATCGGAGGCATCGCCCGCACGGAGGATGCTTTAGAGTTTTTGATCGCGGGCGCGCGCGCCGTTCAGGTGGGGACAGCCAACTTCTATCACCCGGACGCCTCCCAACAGATCGCGCGGGGATTGGAGACGTATTGCCGCTCAAAGGGCATCAAAAACATCAACAACTTAGTGGGGAGTTTGCGGGTATGAGCAAAACCCAGATGAAGCCGCTCATTGTCGCCCTGGACGTCGAGACGGACCGTGAGGCTCTTGCGCTGGTGCGGCGTCTGCGCCTGCCTGCCGGACAGGCAGGTCCGCAGGTGGATTTATTTAAGGTGGGCCCCATCCTTTTTCTAAAATATGGAGGCGCGCTGCTGAAAGCGATCCGGAGCGAAGGGGCGGAGATTTTTCTGGATCTCAAGTTCCACGATATCCCATCGGTCGTGCGCAAGTCGGTGGAGCGCGCCGCGGAGTGGGGGGTCTACAGCGCCACGATTCATGCGTCAGGCGGAGCCGCGATGATGCGGGAAGCAGCCGCCGCGAGCCCCCGTCCCAAACTGTGGGGCGTGACCGTTCTCACGAGCCTCGATCAGAAGGATCTTCAAGCGCTCGGTGTTTCGGGCGGTGTCACGGAACAGGTGCAGCGTCTGGCGAAGCTCGCGGCTCACGCGGGACTCGACGGGGTCATCGCCTCGGTACGCGAGGCGGCCGGCATCAAAGCCGCGTGCGGCAAGGATTTTCAGGTGGTCACCCCGGGCATTCGTCTGGGAGCGACGGCCGATGACCAGAAACGAACGCAGACGCCGGTCCAGGCGGTCCAGGCCGGAGCCGACTTTTTTGTTATGGGAAGGCCG contains:
- a CDS encoding dihydroorotase; the encoded protein is MKGTVSWARTQRSSGTLPRQKSLLIRGGRVIDPRNQRDEVCDVLIEGQHIHKIAKDIKPTRQMEVLEAGRLVVAPGLIDIHVHLREPGQEEKETIATGTAAAAMGGFTAVACMPNTVPPLDNVSQIQYVMMKARSDGHVRVYPVGAITKGQDGVELTEIGAMVRAGCVAISDDGKPVANAKLFRRALEYAKTFGLPVVDHCEDPDLAKGGVMNEGKLAVLLGLKGIPRQAEYIMVARNIALCELTGGQLHLAHLSTKESVALVRDAKKRGLPVTAETCPHYFALTEEAVANYNANAKMNPPLRTEDDRQAILAGLADGTLEVVASDHAPHTPAQKAREFDFAPFGIIGLETTLGLVLTELVQKGVMTLSAALAALSDAPARVFHLPGGHLSPGAPADLTLIDLKARHTVNTFTSKSQNSPFIGRMLQGKAVATIVGGEVVMSRGKLLRKPTC
- a CDS encoding dihydroorotate dehydrogenase electron transfer subunit, yielding MLDRRVKVKDVQSLGAANYLVTLRSPEQARRVKPGQFLMLKCGEEVDGNPLLRRPFSILDIDHHGRGGSPADIKILVKDVGFGTHKLVHVQPGQELFALGPQGRPFQLAKEMAGEVRTACLVAGGVGIAALYLLAKDLIALGVTPVLFYGARTARELVLRDYFKRLRIRTCYATEDGSMGTRGLVTAPLVRFLKEHHREGVRMYACGPWAMMRETDKLARQFSVPCEVSLEARMGCSLGACMGCVVRTRGDGSSANYIRVCMEGPVISSRLIDWDHPPL
- a CDS encoding dihydroorotate dehydrogenase, which produces MTKMGVDIGGVRFKNPVLTASGTFAYGVEFAHLMDLNAIGGIVVKGISMKPIQGNPPPRIYETASGMLNAIGWQNIGAREFVTRKLPVLRKYRTRVVVNVVGFSLEDYLEVARFLNDVPGIAALELNISCPNVKHGGFHFNKDPRDTYKVTAKIKKASPRIPLWVKLSPNVTDIRVFARACEEAGADAISVVNTLIGMAVNVETRRPRLQFVTGGLSGPAIKPVALRMVWEASREVKIPVIGIGGIARTEDALEFLIAGARAVQVGTANFYHPDASQQIARGLETYCRSKGIKNINNLVGSLRV
- the pyrF gene encoding orotidine-5'-phosphate decarboxylase, producing the protein MSKTQMKPLIVALDVETDREALALVRRLRLPAGQAGPQVDLFKVGPILFLKYGGALLKAIRSEGAEIFLDLKFHDIPSVVRKSVERAAEWGVYSATIHASGGAAMMREAAAASPRPKLWGVTVLTSLDQKDLQALGVSGGVTEQVQRLAKLAAHAGLDGVIASVREAAGIKAACGKDFQVVTPGIRLGATADDQKRTQTPVQAVQAGADFFVMGRPILEAADPVKAVEQIYQSI